Genomic window (Nitrosopumilus sp.):
AAAGAGATGTTCCCCTTATCAAAAATAAAATCATACTTTTTATTATCTGGTCTAGTGTAAGGACTTTAGTACTAACCATTCCCAGCGCAACAAATATTCCAAAGACAATGACAGGATACAAAATTTCACCGGTAACTGAATATGCAATTACTGCGCCAATCATTCCTGCAGATAACATTAGTAGTTGCCGTAGTGAGACCTTACCAAATGGCAAAGATAATGCCTTTTGGTGCATTACAGATACGTTCTCAAATACTACTAACTCTATTTCTTGGGTCACTGTTATTTCAAATTATGATAAATGGTTTGCTTAAAAGTAGGTCACATGCCAAGCGGAGCAGTTACTAGTGAAGATATTATCATGACCAAAATTACAAGACCAAATGCCTTTGCAGTACTAAACCCACTTACTATCTTGAGTCCCTTGATTGAGACGATAAAAATCCACACAACAAACACAATTGCAACAAGTACCAACAAACTAGCATATCCTAATACAGGCATAACCAAGGAGAGTATCTCATCGTCACTGGCATCAGATGACATTAGATATGAAGGCTCTATTGCAACAAGGGAGCCCCACATGAGAAACACCAATACTGATATCACAATCATCATCGGAATGACTGGAACATAGGCATAAAACATCACAGAAAATACCTTCTTCCAGTTTGTGTTACCACCTAGTTTTTTTCCAATGAAATAAAACAACACATTTGAGATAATTCCAGTTATTATGCTAATTCCCACAAATAGTACAATGTCTGAGCCGCTTGTAGGAATATCAACATCGATGTCGTTTTCCTCAAAGGTTTCATAGTATGCATCATCAAGTGGCATCATAACAAATGGTGCAATCACAAGTAGGCCAATTACTGATGCGATAAGAAAAACCCCGATTGAAGATGCAAAGTATCTCTCCTCATTGTCTCTGATTTGTGCAAACGCAGAGTTTGGTGCAGTGATTACTTGTAAGAATACATTTAGATCAAAAGAAAACGACAAGATTAACAGTCTAGATTTAGAGTGTGTTCATAAACATTTTGGTTGTTTTATGATATTGTTCTAGTCTAAGATATTTGTAATGTTAATTGTAATAGAGTCATCAAATAAAATGGTCTTTGCTTTTGGAATTTGTGCTTTAGAGTAGATGTCATCTTTTCCAAATATATCATAATTTTCTTTTTTGTTTTTCTTAAATTTTTTGAGATAGACAAAGATGACTACTGTAGTTGTTGATACTAGTACAATTCCAATAACCAAAACTAACAGAGTCATCAAACTTGATTTCGGTTTGATTCTGTCTTCTTTTATTGTTACATCAATGTTGATTGTATCTGTGACATAATGATCATCATCATCGTGTTGATCCTTTGCGTTATCAACTGAATTATCGTTATTGTTTTTGATTGTATCATCAGTATTTATGATGTAACCATTATTTTGACTATTTGGGTTATCATCAGTAGAAGAATCGGTATTGTTATTATTATTATTATCAGGAAAAGTTAACTTAATTGTTCCAAACTCAATAATGATATTATCTGTTATATCATCATCATCTACTATAACATCTAGATTAATTGGATTATTGTTTTTTATCGTATTACTTGCATTAAAAAATGAAATTAACTGAAACTCATACTCCTTGAATGGCTCCACAATATGTGATGGACTAAAATATACTGCCTCCACAGGAAATGGAATATTTTGGTTTACAAGAAAGAAATTTGTAACATTGTTTGTGTCTTTTTTTGTTTGTTTTTCTATTACTTTATCAATAATATCAATCTCGTATCCTACCTTTGATACATTCAGTATGCTAGATATTGGTTCTAACCTGTTATAAATTGGCAGAAATGATTTCTGGACAAACAACTCTACTGTCTCAAATTTTAGATCATCATCTAATACCATCATGTATGGATTGATTTGTTTAGAGCCATGATATTCAGTCA
Coding sequences:
- a CDS encoding YIP1 family protein; the protein is MSFSFDLNVFLQVITAPNSAFAQIRDNEERYFASSIGVFLIASVIGLLVIAPFVMMPLDDAYYETFEENDIDVDIPTSGSDIVLFVGISIITGIISNVLFYFIGKKLGGNTNWKKVFSVMFYAYVPVIPMMIVISVLVFLMWGSLVAIEPSYLMSSDASDDEILSLVMPVLGYASLLVLVAIVFVVWIFIVSIKGLKIVSGFSTAKAFGLVILVMIISSLVTAPLGM